Part of the Vigna unguiculata cultivar IT97K-499-35 chromosome 3, ASM411807v1, whole genome shotgun sequence genome, ttaattcCATCATCTTGACCTTACCTTGGAGAAGACAAGACAATTGCAATGGACATGCAACATCGTTTTATGTTGGTTGGTGCTAATTAGGTCACTTAATTTGGTTTTAAACTATAAATGGAAACTATAACATCCATTAGTATGTCATGTCAGCTACGTTTATGATCCACACATTCAAAGTCATTGTTTAACACTTGTCATTGCCAACCAAAAACCATGTTAATGAGTTTCCTAAATCGAATAAGAATGGATGGTAGCTCTTCATGTCGGCTTTGgctttcatttttatcttttaaagcTCAATACGCTTTCCTTTTTgtcctaaaataaaaatatttaacacaaTTACGGTGAAAactaaagtttaaatatttctttcttaacttttgaacatttatatatttcatttgcTTCACATTATTGGTGGCATGCCGTATAAACAAgcatttttcaatattaattctTGATAAGTGAACTTTATACTTATCCTAATATTAGGAAActaatttataagataaaacTTCGTCTGACAGTCATAGTTAGAAATAACTGCTTTGGAGCGTTTGAGTTTCGTCAtgattttgtccttaaaaggcgTCTCAAAGGGTAGAGGGAAGTAGAAGTATTTAAATTTCGCTTGAACTCGACTCTTAAGCAATATAGGACTTATTGGGTGTACAGGAACAAGATGACTCTCATATGATCTTAAGAAGTATACTTTAAGATACAACTTAACCCGAAAAATCGGTTTGTAATGTGAAGTTTGCACTCACATATATAAAGTAAATCtatcttatctctagttgatgtggACACTAGTTGATGTGCCAGTTACGTCAAATATATACATCTTGAGTATGTGATTAAACATTAATTGGTGATTCGATAGAAAATGGCAGGATAAAcccaacaaataacaaatattattaaaatatactttatataaacctaataaaattaaaaaaattaagcttTTCTAATATTAATACTCAATAACTAAGTTTTATACTAACAAATGAATAGAATAGCGAATATCATAATTCACATTTTGCAAGTAAGAAGTTCTTTTCACTAATAGTGAATATGTTAATATATGGACGTTCTATTTAAGTATAAGTATTCATTATCTTATAAAAACTCATATCGTCTAACATTTTTATAGTTTGTTAGattagatatatattttataagagTGGATCACATTAAGCCATTTTGCATTTAGCAGAAGCTTTATTCTCTATTTCCTATTGCACAACTCGGACCTCCATGATCCACTATTTAAGTTCAACGCGAACATTCcgtcaaaacaataaaaagttaGACACTAACAAatcgaaaaaaataaatacaagagAAATTCAGCTTTTTTGCATGCATATTAATTGGCTCTTCAACTacttaaaaacaaaagataagTTGTTTTATTTTGCGTCCACGTAAAAATATAGTTgcataacaaaaaaaacaaagatcATGCCCACAAATAGGGGAGCAAGACGAATATTGTGTTTGCCACTACATTCCCCTTAATGGTGTTAATAATGTGTACGACAATTCAAAGACAATATGTATTGAAATGTAAACATGTACCTATATATAGAGCAGCtatattaatattgaaaattctaGAGGGAAATTAATTATAAGGCACGTAATCAATCTCCGGtaaaatatgttacttaaatttatatacaaaaaaatgTTCAGAAAAAAGGATgggaaatgaaaatgaaatataaccTTTAAACAATTAACCAAGGATTATAATGGTGGTGgtcaataaaaaacaatattgtacacataattaaagtgaaaatatagaaataaaatcataacaaattCATTAATTGTCCAAAATATAGCACATGGAAGCAATTGAAATTGCACTCttaagatatattaaaaatataattatctttgATATTTTACTAATGAAATTCTAATGGGCCAAAAGGTCCAATTATTAGATAGGTATGTTCTTAAATTGTTATCTTATTACTTTTTTCCcaaaaatctcaatttattTCACTTaccattaataattaattataaaaaataaatcagcTCGAAATTAAGGgccataaaaatattaatttattaatgaaaatagaaaacatcACCCCCCCAAATTCTGAAGGGAATTTATATGTTCACCAGGAAATTGGATTTGGGTTTTGAGTGACTTAATGGAAAATCAAACATAATGTTCTCTAATCTTATTAATGTAATACATCAACGTTAGGTATGTTgcccttaaaataaaataaaaaaagttaattatctTATTAGTGTTATGTTAAAATCACTATATTACAGAAATTTAAACCACTATTAATTTAAACGACACCTACATTCATCATATttaaaccaatatatatatatacatacatatatatatatatatatatatatatatatatatatatttacttcaTGATAGAAAATTacagaatttttttatttttacttaactttactaataaaaaaatacttttagttttaagtatatatatatatatatatatatatatatatatatatatatatatgtatatatatagtataagaGGGATACACAAACTATTtctatgaaaattttcatgtatTACAGATATGGATGTAAAATTCCATACTCGTAAGTGTTCGCGGATAAAATCTACAATAGGTAGGGAATTGATATTGTAAATTGATACTTACGGGTAATGGGTACgatattttttatacctgcATGTTATCTTGACGAgtacggatatcatagtatccatacTCGTGGTTATATGTACCCGCTATACtctgatttaaattaaaagtaaaataaaaaaacacgattaaaatattaacacattaattttgaatgcattttttatcaattggttttaaaaaatctctatttctttgtaaaattttatgcaacattatttaaatgaattatttggactttgtttgaaacttataaatgttatgtatcgtattttatttgaatttatagttaaagtatattaaatttttttaaaactttttttgtaaatatccacAGATACTCATGAATgtccataaatattaaaaaaatatatgggtaTCCACATAATAGATACCCGTACAGATATGGAGATGGAtatgaaacatatatttatttcagagataaaatattaagagttaCTACTCGTACCTTACATGTCCGTTACCATCCTCTCCACATGCatgttctctctctctctctctctctctctctctctctatatatatatatatatatatatatatatatgccacaaaactaatatatttaataagttaaacCAGGATGAGAAAATATTACACAGTATTTAcgacataataaattaaaactttgcATTCACATATTTTTCTTAACCTTTTTGAGGTCACTGACACCAAATCTTACCTGCAATTTGTCTCTGAAAGTGGTCTATAGACATGTGAAAGTCAGTGTTTGATGTGTGGAAAACTCCAAAAATGACGTGGTTAAATTGAAATATGAGTGGATAACGATTGAGACATAAGTAAAACCTAACATCTACACACCTACCTCTCATCTCTGTCAACACACTACCAAACTACCTTAAATTACAGCCGCAATCACACTTCTCTTCATTAAACCTAATCCATCTTCTTGTTTTCAACTTCTTTTACATCTGTGGCTCGCAAAGGTCGGAGATATCTATAGTTAACTGTTCCAATCCAAGTCTCACTGCATAATGCGACCCACATAGGAAAAAAAGTGGAATCGTAAGTGGAATATTATGACAAAGGACTAcgtaattatatataattttattttgtagcgTTTTTAGCATTGTTGAAGGAAAGAAATAGTTGAATAAATAGATGATAACCTCTTAAAGCTTATAAAGGAATTTACAATATAAGAAGACTCTCGCAGCTTTTGCTGGCATGGGATAGTTGAATTTAACGACAGTGTCGACGTATTCATCGTTCCATGATTCGCTTACATGTCGTGTAAAGTAGTGATGTGGATAagatttctttcttcttttttttaactttattttttatcgtCATCGTCGTCACACACCTTTTCTTCTGGTTTTGCATGCACTCTTCATTCTTTAATAAAGATTAGCATCAGCAGCAGATCAGCATGTTTGATAGCAAAAGCGAAAAATGCTTTTCGTGTTCATTCTTTTATTTAGCCTCCTTAACCTAACGTTAGCGATGCACAATTGGTTTAATTTATGTGCACGTTGAAATGGAGATAGGGACGACGCTGAACAAAATGTGAAAAGCTTTCTATTGCATAATATtaaacgataaaaaaaaaaaacaacgtAAAAGATGAAAAGAAGGGTCAAAGATAGGAAATGAAAAGGTGAAAAAGCAAAAATGGAAGATATGGAAAAAGTTgcatggattttttttttttaacattacatTATGAAAACAATTTGATTGAAGGATTTCTTACGTTAATTAAGGGATGAAACGGTAATAATTTGGAACGAACAACATAGTGTCGATTATTAAGGAGTAATCAATTATTAAGGGGAGAAAGAGAAATTAATATGCTGTGCATGAGACTGATAAAActgtaaatgttttttttttaagaaagtaaaagatgtgaaaagaaataaatgagctttaaaatcatttaaaagaaaaaagataaaaaaaaattaaaaatatatatatgactggtctccataaattaaaaaatattaataatgcaATTAAAAGTGTAGAAACTTATCAGATACCCTAAGGCTGCAAAGTATATAGAGAATAATAGtatataaactatttaaaagtgaaaaaacTAAATCACGTGTAACTTTTTgccttttgaaatatttaaaatactgcaaatatatctatatataataaagtttaattacACGTATAATTCTTGGTtcgaaaatatgaaaaaagttgCATGCATCAGAAACAAGGACAGATGCAAGTGACTGGGTGTAAAGGTGATAAAGTATTGTACGATAAACTTTAGGTTTGATTAGTAGTGTTGGTGATCGACGAGTAGATTTTTGATAAATTTCGGAACTATTTAGTGATACGCAATACAGAGAGTGATGGATGAAGTTGAGGGAAGTAAATATAATAGTGAAAGGgacatttatttgaagaatgaGTTCATATCATCTTTAAAATGAATGTTTGTAAGTTTTTTATACATTATTCAACTCTTTCATTTTTACTAATGTAAAATTTTCAACCTATATTTACATATGAAATCATAACTCCTAGAAACAAATAGTTATAAtcctaatattaattttaacgaTAAATCACAAATATTATCTCATATTAATAAACATGCTGTAAATTGAATGCAAAAGTATATATGAATTCaacataatgataatattattagagCATTATTGATCCTCCTTTGATCTTCCTCTTGTAGAGCATTAGTATCTCTTTATAGATTTTCTTTTCTGATGGAgatagagagaaaagaaaagaaatagaaacttACGTTTTGTGTGTGTGCTCTTAGAAGGGGACCATGACCCTTTAAATATCCTAATTAGATTAATTACTTTAagatttaatatttctaatttgacctctcatcaaattagaaattactttataatttctatacaatttttatttttatgcaaTATGCCTTtagcaaaaatattaatttaatcatatcACTTTAGTATTTGCcaagttaaatatatgttttgatGAAAAAGTACCAAAGAAATTGAACATTTAAGTTTGTCGGTCAACATATGTTTGTCCAAGATAATCCATGACTCTTCAAAGTGTGAATTAATTGTCTTGTCTTATAATTTACAtcaatttttgcaattttttattatagtataatagtacttttatgttaaatataaatatttttattattatttatcaatattatatatttatttatgagtATAAGTTTAGATTTTTCATAgtttactttaatattgtttttcttacAGTTCTTTGTtcatttgtattaaataataaattattaattttttaagtttttataatgGTGACGattgtaattgatttttttttatgagatatccaaatttaaattaaaaaaattacaaatcacattctaaatattttttcaggTTTTATTTGTGGAATTGACTAAAgctaataaaaaaacacattctTGTACAAGATAGTGTACTTGGACCTGTAATAGGCCGAACCTCATTCATGAAGCCCACAAACAGAAAACACGAACTTTTGAGAAGTAGATTGATCAGCTTGTATGGACCAAAGGGGAAAATGGAGTTTCTTCTgcatttttttcccttttttcgattttttcatttttatatcttaaaaattagtttttgtaatttggaaattaaaaaaaagtgaaaaagagagagtacaaaaaaaaagggattaaaaacagaaaagaatCAAAGGAAAATAGATGCACAAAACGCAAGAAAAGGAAGAGTAGGTGAACTTGAGACAACAGGTCACATTATATTAATCAATCTTCTTCTACTTAACCAATCTCGTTTGTTATGTAATGAATTAATTTCACATAATATTTGCCAATAATATAAAGTATATGAATCAATAAGAGAATTATAAATGCGTTTATTAACATTCCTCTTTTTGGGATAAaacaattcataattaaaacagAATTAAACCTAGGTAATTGTtggaaaataacttttttttattaattaagacTGTTTTCTTATTTCCGAAAATTTACTTTTACtgtgttaaaattaaaattaaaatgtatatacataaggacattatttattatttaaaaaaataaaaaatgttaattgtaaatatttaaaacaattacaTATAGATTGATATAGTGTATCATCAtacaaatagaaaatttattttttgacaaacttttaaCGATATACACATAACATTTTTAATGAATGAAAGAAATGTTTGATGTGacttaaaaagagaaaaaaaatatttgatatgaattaaaaaataaactttatataaaaaaaattgtataagtATCGTAATcgatacaaataataatacgtgaaactaaaatatttgacTTTTTCTTCGTTCATTCCATTCTCAATTTCAAGTGGCTAGGTCATTTTCTCTCCGTCaaacttatttatataaatttcaagTCATTTGAAAACACAGTCGATAATTACTCATggtaaaacatttaaatttgatCAACTATTGGTATTTTAGAACATGTATATTGATATATTATGTGACAGTTATTGAAGCATTTAAGTTGGTAAGTGATTTTATGGCACCCAAGAATTCACTCTCTAATTGTAAACTATACAATTGCATCAGCTTGCAACAAAGAAAACAACTATACATAACACAGCCATATCACCAAAATCCGATTTAAAATCCTAATTCTGGTTGTGGAATCATCTAAATCTgttgattttgttgaagttgTGTTACAATCTTGACCCTGCTGCTGATTATATATGTGCGTGTGAACCACAAGTTGATCTCCTCATGCATTGTAGTAATGGAAACTATCATTGGCATGGACGCATAGTTCATCAAAAACTGAACTCTTCTGGAATATGAATTATAGTCTTTAATTGCTTCCATCACCTAATTTATAGTTGCCACCATATTGTTAATAAAACAGTGGCAAGACCTAATATCATCAGCTTCGGTGACTTCTCAGCATAACCATGCCCAACTGACACATCTACTGCAACTGGGAATTTCCCATTTCCTGATTTTATCGACCTGCGTAATatcaaaaacatttattttacttCTTCATTCTTTACAGAggaacacacaaacaaacacaattACAATATCATTGCTTCCATcttaagaaacaaaaatgaaaacctACATTCTTCTTCTACCTTTATATTTCCACCAGTAAAGGCTTTTTACCcggttatttttctcattttggcTCGGGTCTGggaccgaggcatattggggtgaggtCAAAAGGTATCCCTTTTGATCTCGGTTgttacccgaagccatagagtctCTTTTATGCTTTGGTTCTAAATGAACTGGAGCCATATGGTtccttttctgcctcgggtccaCGAGAACCAAAGCCATACGGTTCCTTTTCCACCCCTAGTTGCTCCGACCGGTGAGTCTACAAAACTCCCTGTGGTGATACCCCTTGGTGCGGCAATGGCTGCTTGTGCACAGTTGACGCAGGTTAGGTATGGTGAGAAAAGTGACGGCCTTGTGACATGCCGAGACGCAGAAGTTCCTGGATCTGTTGTGGTGCGACCTAAGCGAAAATTGGACCATGCTTGTGTTAACAAGTTTGATTCGCTTGGTTCAGAGATCATTAAAATGCCGAAGCAGTTTACCTACAAGGAGCTGAAGTCTGCTACAAAGTGTTTCAATGCGAATAGGATCATTGGTCATGGCGCGTTTGGGACTGTGTATAAGGGGGTTTTGCCTGAAAACGGGGACACTGTTGCGGTGAAGAGGTGCAGCCATAGCAGTCAGGGGAAGAATGAGTTTTTGTCGGAGTTGTCTATCATTGGGAGCCTGAGGCATCGGAATCTGGTTCGGCTTCAAGGGTGGTGCCACGAAAAGGGGGAGATTCTGCTGGTGTATGACTTGATGCCGAACGGGAGTTTGGACAAGGCTTTGTTCGAGGCAAGGACACCTCTTCCCTGGTCTCACCGGCGCAGCCCCCTCTCAGAACCCTTGGCTTCGAACCTAGGGGTTCCAAGTTAGCGTCCGAAATGACGGTCTCTCCCACCTTCGTGATCGCATTCGAGCATCGAGCTTCGCATAGCAACGTCGGGGAGCTTTCCGGCAAGCTGAGCAACTCTGGCGCGTTTCAGTTCTCCACCGGGAATGACGGCTCCGGTGACTTGTTGGATTTGGAGGAAAGTTTGACAGTGCTAGAAGAAACTAGAAGCTCTAGTATCGCTGAGTTTTGGGACAAGTCTGGGTTCGCAGAGAGAGATGGAGAACATGCAGCGGCGCGAGGAAGAAGCAGAAGTGTTCGCGATTTTgtgccctaattaaactatatggtctcggttcaattaataattgaGGCATATAGTCCTATTTGACCCCGGTTCAGtgtcatttttgaaatttctaaccACGTTTTTTGCTTCGGGTCTGTTCAATCGAAATCGAAGCATATAAGCgtcttttggcaccggtttttttttaaccgaagcctataacccctTTTGTCTTCGGATTTTTCTTGAACCGAGACATAAAAGTTACTtagaattgcaaaaatgccaccgcgccgtTATATGCTTCGATTCCTTGCCAACCGAGATCTATAAGACGAGATAAAAAtgcaattctgcactagtgttcTAATGAATTTTCCTAAACAGGTCTTTCTTTTCGTCACTAATCGGTAAAAGTTAGCATGATTCTCAATGTTAAAGAGatagttttaaaatgaaatttataatcATTGAATAAGACTATGcaagattagaaaaaaatactCCTTTTTCGAAAAAACATTAACCATATTAAACTTAAGAAGAATATTTACAAGGGCTAAGAATACACTTCATCCTACATTAAATCgttaagaaaattattcatgtttttagaaaaatatatcattttcaaaacaataaCTATTCTTAATATGGAAAAGAAATTAACTTATTATACCTTTTGGTGGAGGAGGGACAGAAAGTGATGCGGTAATCCGCAGAGGCGCAAGTGAAGGTGCTGGTGGCATCGTCGTATGCGAAGCTATAGGCGCGTGGGCACGCGCTCTTGAACAACTGCGAGTAAGAGCTCGCCTTGCATGTCTCAGGCGTCGAGTAGGGCCCACTACAACAATACCGCGGATCCCCAAAGGCTTCGCACGCGCTCTTGCACGCAACGCCTTCCCCACTCGCTGCTGCCCTCACCTTCAGCTCCGCCGGACACCCTCCGTTCAAGTCCGCCGCGCATCCGGTCGCGGTGCAGTTTCCCCCGCCGCCTTGTGCCTCAACCAGCATGGGGAGGTTGTAGCCGTCCACCACGCTGACGTCGTAGAAATCCAGTCCACCGCCGCCGTTCAAGGTGAACTCAGCTAGTGTGGCAGGCGGAGCTGCCCCTCCACCGTTGCATTCCATGGCGGAGGAGCCGCAGTCTCCGGTGACGCAGGAGAATTTTCCAGCGGAGTCCGTGGAGCACAGGGTTCGGCCCCAGAGGCGGCCGGACCAATTGGTGGGGACGACGAAGGCGTCGGACTGAGCGGGTTGCAGGGCAAAGCCGGTGGTAGCGAGTTGCGCCGTTCCGGCGCCGGACAAAATCCCTGGCCAAACCGGGAAACTACACTTGTTTACTATAGTAAATTTCGCTGAATTTGACCCTGGATAAGTTAAAATAGAAAAGGTTACtagataaatttttttcataattatttatacagtgttataacttaaaattattttttctaaataactaatatatacaTGGATAAAATAATctgttttatagaaaaaaatatacttcaggaaaaaaataatatttcccCTCggtatatttttaacaacattttacattcttaaaatttccaaggaattttttatccaaatatcTACCATCTACGGAAAAGTAtaaatagaagaaagaaaatgtaGGTGTTTATGGAGATATGATTAGCACCTTTAAGAAAGTGAGAGAAAAATAGGAAGATGAGAGTGACAGTTGAAGAAGTCATGGATGAAAATGTTGAAGGTGTAGGAAACAGGGTTTAGTGGAGGAGGGTGGCTCAGTAGTGAACTCAATATATACActgattctgattctgattctgattctgGTGTGGCTGCCATGTGCATTTCAGGTCCCACTTTAGCTACCACATGCATGCACAACACAACACAGCACAACCTTAACACTCTGAGTCCTCAAAGTGTGTTTTTTGGTGAgcatttttgaattattatcaTAAGCTCCAGATCCAACGAACCTGTTATAAAATAATCACAGGTTCA contains:
- the LOC114177004 gene encoding thaumatin-like protein 1b isoform X1 → MTSSTVTLIFLFFSHFLKGSNSAKFTIVNKCSFPVWPGILSGAGTAQLATTGFALQPAQSDAFVVPTNWSGRLWGRTLCSTDSAGKFSCVTGDCGSSAMECNGGGAAPPATLAEFTLNGGGGLDFYDVSVVDGYNLPMLVEAQGGGGNCTATGCAADLNGGCPAELKVRAAASGEGVACKSACEAFGDPRYCCSGPYSTPETCKASSYSQLFKSACPRAYSFAYDDATSTFTCASADYRITFCPSSTKRSIKSGNGKFPVAVDVSVGHGYAEKSPKLMILGLATVLLTIWWQL
- the LOC114177004 gene encoding thaumatin-like protein 1b isoform X2; the protein is MTSSTVTLIFLFFSHFLKGILSGAGTAQLATTGFALQPAQSDAFVVPTNWSGRLWGRTLCSTDSAGKFSCVTGDCGSSAMECNGGGAAPPATLAEFTLNGGGGLDFYDVSVVDGYNLPMLVEAQGGGGNCTATGCAADLNGGCPAELKVRAAASGEGVACKSACEAFGDPRYCCSGPYSTPETCKASSYSQLFKSACPRAYSFAYDDATSTFTCASADYRITFCPSSTKRSIKSGNGKFPVAVDVSVGHGYAEKSPKLMILGLATVLLTIWWQL